In Kineococcus sp. NBC_00420, a single genomic region encodes these proteins:
- a CDS encoding nuclear transport factor 2 family protein — protein sequence MTTAGATAREHAEDYFRGWNAGDAEALRGLFDPQVSFRGPMGVADGPDECVAGLLGMREGFLEEVVVEKLLVDGDEVVTWFEMRTRLDGVDPFPVVNRMHVGPDGIDRIRVVFDPRPLLG from the coding sequence ATGACCACTGCAGGGGCCACCGCACGTGAGCACGCCGAGGACTACTTCCGCGGCTGGAACGCCGGGGACGCCGAGGCCCTGCGCGGCCTGTTCGACCCGCAGGTGTCCTTCCGGGGTCCGATGGGCGTCGCGGACGGACCCGACGAGTGCGTCGCCGGGCTGCTCGGCATGCGCGAGGGCTTCCTCGAGGAGGTCGTGGTGGAGAAGCTGCTGGTCGACGGCGACGAGGTCGTCACCTGGTTCGAGATGCGGACCCGCCTCGACGGCGTCGATCCGTTCCCCGTGGTGAACCGGATGCACGTCGGCCCGGACGGGATCGACCGCATCCGGGTCGTCTTCGACCCGCGCCCGCTGCTGGGGTG
- a CDS encoding LysR family transcriptional regulator has product MELRALQHFVAVVDEGGFTRAAAKLRVAQPGVSSQVRNLERELGQALFERHARGATLTAAGQVALPHARAALASAAAVADDVAALTGLLRGTLRVGMLLSSSGMQMPALLREFRDLAPAVELRVTEDDAANLLVAVREGTLDVVWTATADRELDDLTGVTVAHEPLAALVATDHRWARRRTVPLAELCGEPLLSVPPGGGLRTVLDETCAAHGLTYRIALEANSPVLLASLAAQGLGVALVPASFADSSTGDTVHPLRIVRPGLVGRVQVLWRRENPSPATRAFTRLVTRTTHG; this is encoded by the coding sequence ATGGAGCTGAGGGCACTGCAACACTTCGTCGCCGTCGTCGACGAGGGGGGATTCACCCGCGCCGCGGCGAAGCTGCGGGTCGCCCAACCCGGGGTCAGCTCCCAGGTCCGCAACCTCGAACGCGAACTGGGACAGGCGTTGTTCGAACGCCACGCCCGCGGCGCGACCCTCACCGCCGCGGGGCAGGTCGCGCTCCCGCACGCCCGGGCGGCCCTGGCCTCGGCCGCCGCGGTGGCCGACGACGTCGCCGCGCTCACCGGATTGCTGCGCGGGACGCTGCGGGTCGGGATGCTGCTCTCCAGCAGCGGGATGCAGATGCCCGCCCTCCTGCGGGAGTTCCGCGACCTCGCCCCCGCCGTCGAACTCCGGGTGACCGAGGACGACGCGGCGAACCTGCTCGTCGCCGTGCGGGAGGGGACGCTCGACGTCGTGTGGACGGCGACCGCGGACCGCGAGCTCGACGACCTGACCGGGGTCACCGTCGCCCACGAACCCCTCGCCGCGCTGGTCGCCACGGACCACCGGTGGGCCCGCCGTCGCACGGTGCCCCTCGCCGAACTGTGCGGGGAACCGTTGCTGTCGGTCCCACCCGGCGGGGGTCTGCGCACGGTGCTGGACGAGACCTGCGCCGCCCACGGCCTGACGTACCGGATCGCCCTGGAGGCGAACTCCCCCGTCCTGCTGGCGTCCCTGGCCGCACAAGGGCTGGGCGTGGCCCTCGTCCCTGCCTCGTTCGCGGACTCCTCCACGGGAGACACCGTGCACCCGCTGCGGATCGTGCGGCCGGGGCTGGTGGGTCGGGTGCAGGTGCTCTGGCGGCGGGAGAACCCCTCCCCCGCGACGCGCGCGTTCACCCGGCTCGTGACGCGCACCACCCACGGCTGA
- a CDS encoding aminodeoxychorismate lyase, whose product MSSPVLFLMSTGPDGTTAFAPADPSAPHLRVDDLGATRGDGIFESVNVVGGVAQSLRHHLDRFARSAAMVDLPAPDATAWAVALKQAVAAHDPVPELLVKLIMTRGVEGSGVPTGWVHAFVAADHTRERAEGIDVLALERAYPSDVMTRAPWLLQGAKTLSYALNMAALRHARARGAHDVVFLASDGEVLEGPNSTVVAVFGDRWVTTPPELGILEGTTQGRAFDFAQQRGDRTEIGRVGLADLHSADALWLVSSGRLSAPVRSVDGTPRPVDVVLSAELLQHLLTVHD is encoded by the coding sequence GTGTCCAGTCCCGTCCTGTTCCTGATGTCGACCGGCCCCGACGGCACGACGGCGTTCGCGCCGGCCGACCCGAGCGCCCCGCACCTGCGCGTCGACGACCTCGGCGCCACCCGCGGCGACGGGATCTTCGAATCGGTGAACGTCGTCGGCGGCGTCGCGCAGAGCCTGCGCCACCACCTCGACCGGTTCGCGCGCTCCGCCGCGATGGTCGACCTCCCCGCCCCCGACGCGACCGCGTGGGCCGTCGCGCTGAAGCAGGCCGTGGCTGCGCACGACCCGGTGCCCGAACTGCTGGTGAAGCTGATCATGACCCGCGGGGTCGAGGGCAGCGGTGTCCCCACCGGCTGGGTGCACGCCTTCGTCGCCGCCGACCACACCCGCGAACGGGCCGAGGGCATCGACGTCCTGGCCCTAGAACGCGCCTACCCCAGCGACGTGATGACGCGGGCGCCCTGGCTGCTGCAGGGAGCCAAGACGTTGTCCTACGCGCTGAACATGGCCGCGTTGCGCCACGCCCGCGCCCGGGGCGCCCACGACGTCGTGTTCCTGGCCTCCGACGGCGAGGTCCTCGAGGGCCCGAACTCGACCGTCGTCGCCGTCTTCGGCGACCGCTGGGTCACGACACCACCGGAACTCGGCATCCTCGAGGGGACGACCCAGGGCCGCGCCTTCGACTTCGCGCAGCAGCGCGGCGACCGGACCGAGATCGGGCGGGTGGGCCTGGCGGACCTGCACTCAGCCGACGCGCTGTGGCTGGTCTCCAGCGGCCGCCTCAGCGCCCCCGTCCGCAGCGTCGACGGCACCCCCCGCCCCGTCGACGTCGTGCTGTCCGCCGAACTGCTGCAGCACCTGCTCACCGTCCACGACTGA
- a CDS encoding dihydrolipoyl dehydrogenase family protein, with product MSTQREVDVVVIGAGAVGENVADRAGRTGLDVVVVEKELVGGECSYWACMPSKALLRSGQALAAAQRLKGAAEAVTGSLDAAKVLERRDSFTSGWDDSSQAKWLDSAGLGLVRGTARLTGTRTVSVETAEGTVELTARQAVVVSTGSVPVLPDVPGLADSRVWTSREATSAKSVPARLAVIGGGVVGCELAQAWARLGSQVTLLVRSGLLAGQEDFAGEMVAEALRADGIDVRTGAELARVSRDDSGVHVTLGDGSTVDADEFLVATGRRPATRGIGLETVGLQDGGSLEVDDTGLVAGVEGSWLYATGDVSGRVKLTHQGKYDARATGDAIAARAAGPIETPPWSRYTATADHHAVPQVVFTDPEVAQVGLTAAQAREEGLDVKVVDYDLGNVAGASLVADGYAGKARMVVDEQRTVIVGVTFVGQDVAELLHAATVAIVGEVPLERLWHAVPSYPTVSEVWLRLLETYGL from the coding sequence GTGAGCACTCAGCGAGAGGTCGACGTCGTGGTCATCGGAGCCGGGGCGGTGGGCGAGAACGTCGCGGACCGGGCCGGGCGGACGGGGCTGGACGTCGTGGTGGTGGAGAAGGAGCTCGTCGGCGGTGAGTGCTCGTACTGGGCGTGCATGCCGTCGAAGGCTCTGCTGCGCTCCGGGCAGGCGCTCGCCGCGGCGCAGCGGCTGAAGGGCGCGGCCGAGGCCGTGACCGGGTCCCTGGACGCGGCGAAGGTCCTGGAACGCCGGGACAGCTTCACCAGCGGCTGGGACGACAGCAGCCAGGCGAAGTGGCTGGACTCCGCGGGACTCGGTCTGGTGCGGGGGACCGCGCGGCTGACCGGGACGCGGACGGTCTCCGTCGAGACGGCCGAGGGGACGGTCGAGCTGACCGCCCGTCAGGCCGTCGTGGTGTCGACCGGTTCCGTGCCCGTCCTGCCCGACGTCCCGGGGCTCGCGGACTCCCGGGTCTGGACGAGCCGGGAGGCGACGAGCGCGAAGAGCGTGCCCGCGCGCCTGGCCGTGATCGGTGGCGGCGTCGTCGGCTGCGAACTCGCCCAGGCCTGGGCGCGTCTGGGGTCGCAGGTCACCCTCCTCGTGCGCTCCGGGCTGCTGGCCGGGCAGGAGGACTTCGCCGGCGAGATGGTCGCGGAGGCGTTGCGCGCCGACGGGATCGACGTCCGCACGGGCGCCGAGCTCGCGCGGGTCTCCCGGGACGACAGCGGCGTGCACGTGACCCTGGGTGACGGTTCGACCGTCGACGCCGACGAGTTCCTCGTCGCCACCGGACGTCGCCCCGCCACCCGCGGCATCGGGCTGGAGACCGTCGGGCTGCAGGACGGCGGATCCCTCGAGGTCGACGACACCGGACTCGTCGCCGGGGTCGAAGGCTCCTGGCTGTACGCGACGGGCGACGTGTCCGGCCGCGTGAAGCTCACCCACCAGGGCAAGTACGACGCCCGCGCCACCGGTGACGCGATCGCCGCCCGGGCCGCCGGGCCGATCGAGACGCCCCCGTGGTCGCGCTACACCGCGACGGCCGACCACCACGCCGTCCCGCAGGTCGTGTTCACCGACCCCGAGGTCGCGCAGGTCGGGTTGACCGCCGCCCAGGCCCGCGAGGAGGGCCTCGACGTCAAGGTCGTCGACTACGACCTCGGCAACGTCGCGGGTGCGTCCCTGGTCGCCGACGGCTACGCCGGGAAGGCGCGGATGGTCGTCGACGAGCAGCGCACAGTGATCGTCGGCGTGACGTTCGTCGGTCAGGACGTCGCCGAACTGCTGCACGCCGCGACGGTCGCGATCGTCGGCGAGGTGCCGTTGGAGCGCCTCTGGCACGCCGTCCCGAGCTACCCCACGGTGAGCGAGGTCTGGCTGCGGTTGCTGGAGACCTACGGCCTGTAG
- a CDS encoding glutamate--cysteine ligase: MGRRAVEFNASPRPTLGVEWEMVLVDRSSRDLASRASEVLDAVDREDSPTGPRITKELLRNTLEIVTGVCDTVGDVVEDLSGSIAAIRRVSDPLGLELMCAGTHPFARWDEQQVTPDERYAELLERTQWWGRQMLIWGVHVHVGVNSVHKVLPILNTLLNHYPHLQALSASSPYWTGFDTGYASNRAQMFQQLPTAGLPFQFGAWGEFETYVDDMLVTGVIDGLSDVRWDIRPSPKFGTIEVRVCDGTPTMRELRAVTALIHCLVVHLDDRLEAGEELPTMPPWHVQENKWRASRYGLDAEIIVDGAGRERLVTDDLTDWLNRLEPVARQLGCADDLALVAEIPRRGASYQRQRRTFAEACERGAENPLHDVVDSLVREMHEA, from the coding sequence GTGGGTCGACGTGCCGTGGAGTTCAACGCCTCCCCCCGCCCGACGCTGGGCGTCGAGTGGGAGATGGTGCTCGTCGACCGGTCCTCGCGCGACCTCGCCTCCCGGGCCTCGGAGGTGCTGGACGCGGTCGACCGCGAGGACTCCCCGACGGGGCCGCGGATCACCAAGGAACTGCTGCGCAACACCCTCGAGATCGTCACCGGGGTCTGCGACACCGTCGGGGACGTCGTCGAGGACCTCTCGGGTTCCATCGCGGCGATCCGCCGGGTGAGCGATCCGCTGGGCCTGGAGCTGATGTGCGCGGGGACCCACCCCTTCGCGCGCTGGGACGAGCAGCAGGTCACCCCCGACGAGCGCTACGCGGAACTGCTGGAACGCACCCAGTGGTGGGGCCGCCAGATGCTCATCTGGGGCGTCCACGTCCACGTCGGCGTCAACTCGGTGCACAAGGTCCTGCCGATCCTCAACACCCTGCTGAACCACTACCCGCACCTGCAGGCCCTCTCCGCGAGTTCGCCGTACTGGACGGGCTTCGACACCGGCTACGCCAGCAACCGCGCGCAGATGTTCCAGCAGCTGCCGACGGCGGGGCTGCCGTTCCAGTTCGGCGCCTGGGGCGAGTTCGAGACCTACGTCGACGACATGCTGGTGACCGGCGTCATCGACGGTCTCTCCGACGTGCGCTGGGACATCCGCCCCTCCCCGAAGTTCGGCACGATCGAGGTCCGGGTCTGCGACGGGACCCCGACCATGCGGGAACTGCGGGCCGTGACCGCGCTCATCCACTGCCTCGTCGTGCACCTCGACGACCGGCTCGAGGCCGGTGAGGAACTCCCGACGATGCCGCCGTGGCACGTCCAGGAGAACAAGTGGCGCGCCTCCCGCTACGGCCTCGACGCCGAGATCATCGTCGACGGCGCAGGCCGCGAGCGCCTGGTCACCGACGACCTCACGGACTGGCTGAACCGCCTGGAACCCGTCGCCCGGCAGCTGGGGTGCGCCGACGACCTCGCCCTGGTCGCAGAGATCCCCCGCCGCGGCGCGAGCTACCAGCGGCAGCGCCGCACGTTCGCGGAAGCCTGCGAGCGGGGCGCCGAGAACCCGTTGCACGACGTCGTCGACTCCCTCGTGCGGGAGATGCACGAGGCCTGA
- the ald gene encoding alanine dehydrogenase: protein MRIGVPREVKNREYRVALTPAGVHELVGHGHEVLVEAGAGLGSSLPDQDYEAAGAKVLADVDEVWDGADLLLKVKEPIAQEYHRLRADQVLFTYLHLAASRECTDALLASGTTAIAYETVQLVDRSLPLLAPMSEVAGRLAPQVGAYSLMRAAGGRGVLMGGVPGVRGADVVVIGAGVSGQNAAQIALGMGAEVTVLDLSLPKLREVDARFGGAVRTIVSNSYELARAVRAADLVIGAVLVPGAKAPKLVSNDLVAQMRPGSVLVDIAIDQGGCFEDSRPTTHDDPTFTVHGSVFYCVANMPGAVPHTSTYALTNATLPYVVKLADRGWKAALTADAALAGGLSTHAGSLANAEVAAAHGLPAITVAEALAG from the coding sequence TGGCGCTGACCCCGGCCGGGGTCCACGAACTCGTCGGTCACGGCCACGAGGTCCTCGTCGAGGCCGGTGCCGGCCTCGGCAGTTCCCTGCCCGACCAGGACTACGAGGCCGCGGGTGCGAAGGTCCTCGCCGATGTCGACGAGGTCTGGGACGGTGCCGACCTGCTGCTCAAGGTCAAGGAGCCCATCGCGCAGGAGTACCACCGCCTCCGCGCCGACCAGGTGCTGTTCACCTACCTCCACCTCGCGGCGTCGCGCGAGTGCACCGACGCGCTGCTCGCGTCCGGCACCACCGCGATCGCCTACGAGACGGTTCAGCTCGTCGACCGCTCGCTGCCGCTGCTCGCCCCCATGAGCGAGGTCGCCGGCCGTCTCGCGCCGCAGGTGGGCGCCTACTCGTTGATGCGGGCCGCTGGTGGCCGGGGCGTGCTCATGGGTGGGGTCCCCGGCGTCCGCGGGGCCGACGTCGTCGTCATCGGCGCCGGCGTCTCCGGTCAGAACGCCGCGCAGATCGCGCTCGGCATGGGGGCCGAGGTGACCGTGCTCGACCTGTCGCTGCCCAAGCTGCGCGAGGTCGACGCCCGCTTCGGGGGTGCCGTCCGCACCATCGTCTCGAACTCCTACGAACTCGCCCGCGCCGTGCGGGCCGCGGACCTGGTCATCGGTGCGGTGCTGGTCCCCGGCGCGAAGGCGCCGAAACTCGTGAGCAACGACCTCGTGGCGCAGATGCGTCCCGGGTCGGTCCTCGTCGACATCGCCATCGACCAGGGCGGCTGCTTCGAGGACTCCCGCCCCACCACCCACGACGACCCGACGTTCACCGTGCACGGGTCGGTGTTCTACTGCGTCGCCAACATGCCGGGTGCCGTCCCGCACACGTCGACGTACGCCCTGACGAACGCGACGCTGCCCTACGTCGTGAAGCTCGCCGACCGCGGCTGGAAGGCGGCGCTGACCGCGGACGCCGCGCTCGCCGGTGGGCTCTCGACCCACGCTGGTTCGCTCGCCAACGCCGAAGTCGCTGCGGCGCACGGCCTCCCGGCGATCACGGTGGCCGAGGCGCTGGCGGGCTGA